The segment CCAGGTAggaatttctttttattgcatGGGCTTTAAACATCTGATTAGATAGCTGTTGGCCATTCACAGGGCAATAGTGTCACTACTGCACTGTTGCAGGTACTTGGCTGGTCCACTCATTGCTGTGCTTTGTAGACGTTGCAGCTGCATAGGCTTATAGATCGCTCCTCTCCCTTGGCAGCCTGCTTGGATACATTTGCAATGCAAGTCCTATGGTTAAAGCTCAGGGGAAATtgtgggagaaggggaagaaggatttTTGAGGGTCAGAGACTCTCAAATCTTGTcagtatgggggttggggatttagctcagtggtagagtgcttgcctagcaaatgcaagaccctgggttcggtccccagctccaaaaaaaaaatcttgtcagGATGTTTGTGGCTACATGTGTTCCCTAGACATGACAAGGAACAATGAACCCATGAAACCTCAACAACTTGGCTGCCAAAAGAAGATTGCATAATGACATCACCAGGTGATATGCCAATATGGACATAGGAAGCTCCATGTGATCCCATGCCTAGAGGAAGAGCTACAGGTGGTCAACAGCTGCTGAAAGGAAGACTAAGTTTCCTCCAGGGATGAGCATCCACATAGGTTGTTTAATCTCAAGTGGTCAGCCGTGGTCATGAATTCATATGAGCAATACTAAATGGATCAAATAAGTTGTGTGCACatgcaacaataataattaaagagggAGGACGTCATAAACCTGAGAGGGAGTCAGGGGATACAGGAATTTGAAAGTGGATGAAAcaactgaattttattttccagcatATTAcaaggaacaaaggaaggcaAAGTTGCTGGGAACAACTGCAGCAAAAGCTTCCTTCCAGAGAAAGATTTTCCTCTATAAACCAGATGATCCTGAATTGGaagtagggggctggggatttagctcagtggtagagcgcttgcctaggaagcgcaaggccctgggttcagtccccagctccgaaaaaaagaaccaaaaaaaaaaaatctgaattggAAGTAGTTAGAAAGATCATCTTTTATTATGTATAGAGGGTTGATAAACATTAATAAGGAATTATATTCATAATGGAATCACAACCATGTAGTTAGATCCTCTTGGTTACCCTGTGAGTCAGGAAAAGTTGAGAGTATTTTCTTTGCTTCAGATTGAGAATTAGAGTCAATCAGCGTGACAAAGGTCACAGCCAGATGACAATGAGTAACCAAGAATTTCACTGTGTTGTAATTATAGATGAAAACTAGCTAATGGATGACCTAGTCTTGGTTAGGCTGCCTCCTCACCTTCCTAGCTATCCCCAGACAGGAGTTGGTTTTGGTGTATAAGTTGAAGCCGTCTTTCACAGTAGATgctgaaaggagagaggaaatgcAAGGATGTATTAGCGATCAGAGCACAAGCAGGCTTCACACAAACTGCTCATAGCTTCCGGGAGTAAAGCACTACTCCTTGCAGGTCTGATTTAGTGCAACCAAATGGGTGATGGGGCACGGGTTTCAGGAGAACTTTGTAGTGTGAGACATGAGCCAATGATATCTCTACCAACCTCCAGAGAAGAGCCCAGCAATTCTAGGAATCCCCAATGAGCCTTCTCAGGGGTAATTGTGGTTCGACATCCTTTGGGAGTAGTGCAGTGGTTTGTGAGGATAATGTCAACTGCTCCCTTTTTAGGTGCCTCCTATTCTAGAAGTAGGCTGTCTTCCAGATGCACGAAGTTAATGAAAAGGGTCCAGAGCCTGTGACCAGAGCTGGCACCAGGGACATCGGATCTGACACAGCTGTGCTGACCCGGTAAGGATGAGGGCACTCTCAGTCGCTTCCCATGGCCAGTCCTGATCCAGCATTAGCTCTCCCATCTTTTCTATTGCCATCGTTACCTCTATCTTGGCTTTAAAAAAAGGAGAACAGGTTTCAATAATTCCACTCAAATGCTTTATCTGTTTTCTATGAATTCCCCATCAAAGAGggctctttcctcttctctgtggCCATTACTAGGATATGTCACTGTATTATGTAAGTTTGGGTTCTGTCACATCCTGTCTCCTATTGTTGCCTTCCCTGCTCTCACCAGCCTGCTCCTCCCTGTTACCAAGCTGCTGCATTAGCCAACAGAAGAGAATGAGGTCTGAATGAGAAAGGTTACAGGGACTACTAAGAAACACATTTCTTTGGGGTTCTGTTACATCCTTGAAGGGCTTCAGGTAAGTAAGTACTTTCCTGCCATTGAGTTGTAATCTTTTGAATCCATGACCTAGGAGATACATTCTGAGTCCAGGTGAGCACTTTGGCGTATAGTAGATAAAACACTGACTTTGGAGTACCAAGATCTGGATTTTATTTGAAGACTTATTCCATTCACTGTTCTATTCTAATTCTAACATTCTGGATAAAGCAGGTTTTAGATGAGCCTCCAAAGAAATAACGCACATGGATCATTGGACAATCTGTGCTTGGAAGATGAAGTTAGGTGTTTGTCTTTGTATAAGGATGGGTGGTAGGTCACCACATAGACAGAAATGTGCCCCTTTCTTTGTCCTCTCCTGCCTTCTCTTTTAGTTTCTGCCTTCTATCATTTGTGTTCTAAGGACTGAGTCATCGAAGccatcaagcttggtggcaagtacatTGATTCATCTTCTGACTCGTCTCACAAGCCCtcacatttctctttttattttttgtctttatttttgaatATATGAAAAGCCAATGGCTTTATTGATGCAGTACATTACAATGAATTTAAGAGTGAACACAGAGAATTCACTTTCTTTGAAAAGGCAGGATAACTGTACAAACTCTCAgatttttctactttaaaattcAAGCTCTTTTACCATGGCCCTGTGACCTGCACCTGACCAAACAATTTCACCCCATTTTAGGCAGGAGGTGCCCACAGGTACACGATGAAATCTGGAAAGTCAGTTATTAGTCAAGCGTCATTTCTGTGTTACTTTGCGGGCAAAGGCAAATCAGATCCCACTGAGAATTTAGGAAATCGATAAGACAAAATTTGCCTCCACCCTGAACTCTCTttagaaacaagcaaacacaaaccCTTCTTGACCTTACTTCTCACTGAATCTGATGTCCACCCACTGTTGTCTTCTACAGAAAAATTGCTTACATGAGGAAGACCTTTGTTAGACGTCAAATTCTCCTTTTCTCAAGCTCATTTAAAACAGACTCTACATGGTACTATTCTGTCAATAttgctttattcattcattcagtttcCTGAATCTCTAAGTATAAGAGCAATGTAGTTTTCAAATGATTTGCTTTGCTGATAATGTTACTACATAGTGATAATTCTTCTTTATTAATATACAGTGTTGACTCGCCTGTCAAAGCAACACAGATTCCAATTACTTTCCATCTTAATAGTTACCCACCCGGTCTCTTTTTGGACCTAAATCTCAGTTCTAAACCTTGGGATTTGTACCAGAGTTTTTCTTATGCCTGTGGATACTCAGTATATGTTTGGTATGGACTACTCTCATGTCTTCAGATACTATCTGTTTCCCAATGACACTAAGTTTCTATCAATAATCAAAGTGTCCCCTTCAAGTTCAAGACACGTACTCAAACTAATCACATGTTTCCTTAGACTTCTGATGAGACATTTCAAACACATCATGCTTAAAGTCGAAATTTTCATCTACTCCTCCAAAACTTCCTTATTTCAATATATTGTAGCCCCTCCTTTCTGATTGCTTATGCCAAACTTCAATTTCTGACAAAGCCTATATTTAATCTGCTGAAAACACACCCTACCACTCTGAGAATGAGTCCCAAATCCAATTAGAATAACTCATGACCATCTTGATTCTGAGCCAAACTCTTCCTTTCTTTGGACTGCTGAAGTAGCTTTAGTAAGTGTCTCCAATGTTTTTGCCTCTAAATGTttgtgctgttttcttttttaaagatttgttttatgtattagtacactgtcactgccctcagacacaccagaagagggcagcagatcccattacagatggttgtgagccgccatgtgtttgctgggaattgaactcaggacctctggaagagcagtcagtgctcttaaccactgagccatctctccagcccctgtgcttttgatttttaaacaaaattaaccATGTCATAGATATCAGAGAAAACTTTTAAGAATTTTTAGGAATTCAaatatgtctttttttcccctgttaAGCCAAAGTCtgagaaaaatgagttttttCCCCTCAAAGTTCTACAAAGCCCATTTTCAATCTACCCAGCCAATATTTGAACATTGGTCATATATATGTCTTATGACATTTCCTTTGGCTAGTTTTTTAGATATTCTTCTATCAAGGATAATTCTATCCATCCTGTATCTCTCATGCCTGTCTCATACCCTGTCactttatattttctgttttagcCATTGCATTGGAAACTAAATCAAAAAGTCACAGCTTTACTCAGCTGTGTTTTGTCCTGGAAAAGTGTTCAGCAATTCCAGTGTTTTGTGAGCCTAGAAGACAAAGGAAATCAACACTCTTCAGATAAATCCCTGGCTGTGTGTTAGGGGAAGTGAGTGGAAGCCAATGAATGTGGTAGGAAAAtacacaaaaaccaaaagaaacttaGAAGGGGCAATGCTGCAGAATGTTTCTAAAAGTAACAGTCCCTCTTTAATGTCTACAGAGAGCAATCCTGAGGTTCCTTGTACGTAGCTCTTCACTAGTAGATGATACAGCTGTGTCAAGATTCTCCAGCACAGAGATGCATCTTTGAATTCCTTTCTGTCATTGAAATCTTTCATTTCAGTCTTGCTCATTGGTTAATACAAACTGCCTGCATGGAATATTATGGTCTGTCTTTAAGGAAACCCGACAACTGTATTTTCTTATCTATGATTCATTGCTCACAATCATTTTCCAATGGAACCTACTATGGCTTCTTCATTTAAAATCGCTGTGTCTAGAATGGATATAGCTCAGAAGGAGAGTAGTTGTCTCATATGTTCAAGGTCCTGGGTTAATTCTCTTAgaacatttgtttcttttcttcatatGTTTTAAGATTCTATatgttcttatttgtttgtttgtttgtttagcttgagagagaatgtgtgacaATATAAACTAAGTTGACTTTGAACCTACGTTTCTCCTACCTCACCTTCCAGAGTACTGAAATTACCATtaaagccaccatgcctggcttttaaaaagtaaaattgcaCACTATGATTGTGTTAGTgactatgtttttattattttaaagccttttaaatttttttattaaagaaacaAGTTTACTTTAGtcacagatttttttccttaatccATGAAGGGAGAACACATATCAGTCAATTTATGTATATGGTTGCTGACTTATGTGAATATGAAGTTGTATGAAATCGAGGCTTGAAACATGAAGAAATTTAATTCATTGAAGGAGGATAGAAACCATGTACTGAAATAAGACAGAGAGATGAGAAACTGTAACAGGGCAGGGCCCAACAGAGAGTGAGTTTTCATGGTCAGTTCAGATAAATGTTGCCAATAGCTAGAGAGGAATGAAGCAGATCGGGGGCTAATGGCACATCAtggaagtcatcaaaaaagaaatatatctaataaaaaaatttaaaaacagttgAAGAAGGAAAAGTATACATTGTTCTTGTAGTGGACTAAGTCTCAGCACCCATACCAGGCTGCTCACAATCTTCTGCAACTCCATATccataggatctgatgccctcttctggactttttgggcacctgcactcatgtatacatagccatagacatatatgcatacgtatgattaaaaacacaaaataaatcttaagaaagaagTAAActaattttaacatattttatttccCTACCCAAAGGTATTCCTTTTATCAAGAACACAGCAAACACATCTTGCCATTGCTTTATGAAGGTTGCCATGTGATGTCAGTTATATGGATATTTAATATTCTCTTATTCAGAGTCAAAGTTCCTTGAGGCATGAATCATGAATTGAATTCCTATATGTCCATGAGAGCTATCAACTTATTTTGTTTAAGGTGTAACAGTGGGAATGGGACCTAAGCCACCCAGCTGGGATAGCAGAATTCTAGTATCATGAATTTCATAGGAAATACACACCGAAGGGGAAAGGCCATTTGAAAACCAACAAGGAGAATTTCCAGAAGTCATGTCAGCCATCAATGTTACCGAAACCCATCCAATGGCCTTTTTGTTGGTAGGAATACCTGGTTTGGAACACCTGCATATCTGGATCTCCATTCCTTTCTGCTTTGCCTATATCTTGGCTCTGTTGGGCAACTGCACCCTTCTCTTCATTATCCAGGCAGACTCAGCCCTTCATGAGCCTATGTACCTCTTTCTGGCTATGTTGGCAACCATAGATTTGGTCCTTTCTTCTACAACACTGCCCAAAATGCTTGCTATTTTTTGGCTCAGAAACCAAGAGATCAGTTTCCATGCCTGCCTTATCCAGATGttctttctccattctttctCCATCATGGAGTCAGCAGTGCTGTTGGCCATGGCCTTTGACCGTTATGTTGCCATCTGCAAACCCCTGCACTACACCACGATCCTGACCAAGCCCCTCATCATCAAGATTGGCCTGGCTGCTGTGACACGGGCTGTGACATTAATGACTCCACTCCCCTTTCTGCTCAGACGTTTCCACTATTGTCGCGGTGTGATGATTGCCCACTGCTACTGTGAACACATGGCTGTGGTGAGGCTGGCATGTGGGGACACACGCTTCAACAACATCTATGGCATCGCTGTGGCTATGTTTATTGTGGTGCTGGATCTGCTCTTTGTTATCCTGTCTTATATCTTCATCCTACGTGCTGTTCTCCAGCTTGCCTCCCAGGAGGCTCGCTACAAGGCCTTTGGGACATGTGTGTCTCATATAGGTGCCATTCTGTCCACCTACACACCTGTAGTCATCTCCTCAGTCATGCATCGTGTGGCTCGCCGAGCTGCTCCCCATGTCCACATACTCCTTGCAATTTTCTATCTTCTTTTCCCACCTATGATTAATCCTATTATCTATGGTGTCAAGACAAGGCAGATTCGTGATCATGTGCTCAGTCTGTTCCGTAGAAAGGATGTGTAGATGGTTAGATCTTTTTCTACCCATCAGCCCAGTACTGAGTAGATGGCATGTTGGATAGAGAGGGAAACCTTTAGGATAACTGCACAATCTCAGTTGGCAATTCATCACTTGAGAACTCCTTGGCACCCAGTTATTCACTGATCTGTACCATAAGTCAGATTAGATAAGGTCTGTACCTCTAGCAGGGACCAGAGAAACCCATTTTTAAAGGGGAATGGCACAATGGAAAGACAATGAAACCTTATAGTAAATACTGTTATTCACAGGAAAGATGGTAGGCATACTAGATAAGACCGGTTCATACAAGTGAGATTTTGCTGATTATTTCATCCATAGTATGAATGAGTGTTGGAACATGATCCAAGAATGAAGACAGGTGGGGAGACTTCTgagtgagaaaactccaagaaaacaggacaagagtcttgtgacctcagtcTTCAAAAACCACAGATTGGCTTGGATTATGCTTTTGTGCCCCTCCCAGCTGTAGCAGATCTTCGTATTCTTTTGCTTATCTGGAAGAACTGAAGCCAACTGTAGCTTTGACAAATTGAGATTATTTAATGGAATCTGATATTATCTGAATCCAAAGGGAAAATAATTTCCTTAGCATTATAAGGAAGTCTTAATAACCTGAACTATTATCTGCTTAAATTCCTTGATAtaactctttgaaaaataaacataatagAATGTTCTGTTTATTAAAATTATCTCttcttaatgattttatttttttatattattttattttggggggcAAGTCTGACCTGgatctatcttccttccttccttcctttctttctttctttctttctttctttctttctttctttctttctttctttctttctttccttctttctttctttctttctttctttctttccttctttctttctttccttctttctttctttctttctttctttctttctttctttctttctttctttctttctttctttctctcttcttatttttttgaGGTAGAGTTTCTCTATAtatcctggctgtcttggaactccctctgtagaccaggatga is part of the Rattus norvegicus strain BN/NHsdMcwi chromosome 1, GRCr8, whole genome shotgun sequence genome and harbors:
- the Or52k1 gene encoding olfactory receptor Olr46, giving the protein MSAINVTETHPMAFLLVGIPGLEHLHIWISIPFCFAYILALLGNCTLLFIIQADSALHEPMYLFLAMLATIDLVLSSTTLPKMLAIFWLRNQEISFHACLIQMFFLHSFSIMESAVLLAMAFDRYVAICKPLHYTTILTKPLIIKIGLAAVTRAVTLMTPLPFLLRRFHYCRGVMIAHCYCEHMAVVRLACGDTRFNNIYGIAVAMFIVVLDLLFVILSYIFILRAVLQLASQEARYKAFGTCVSHIGAILSTYTPVVISSVMHRVARRAAPHVHILLAIFYLLFPPMINPIIYGVKTRQIRDHVLSLFRRKDV